The DNA region TTTTGAGCGGTAAAAAGCAATAGTTAAAATTCAAATATTATCGAAAAAATAAAGGGCTTGTTTTATATAGTTTCACTATTTTTAAAAGGCAGCGCCGGCGAAGCCGGTGCTGCCTTGAAATTAAAATTCCATTTTCTTTTCGAGGTAAGCAACGAGGTCGTTGATGTTGATTCTTTCCTGTTCCATTGTATCACGGTCACGAACTGTTACGCAGTTGTCCTTTTCGATGGTGTCGAAGTCGTATGTGATACAGAACGGTGTACCGATCTCATCCTGTCTTCTGTAACGCTTGCCTATTGTACCTGCTTCGTCGAAGTCTACCATGAAGTGCTTTGAAAGCATTGTGTAGAGTTCTTCAGCCTGTGGTGAAAGCTTCTTTACGAGCGGAAGTACTGCACACTTGAACGGTGCAAGAGCAGGGTGAAAGTGAAGAACTGTTCTTACGTCCTTCTTTTCGTTGCCGTTCTTGTCTGTTGAAACGAGTTCCTCTTCGTCGTAAGCTTCTGAAAGAATTGAGAGGAAGAGTCTTTCTACGCCGAGTGAAGGCTCGATAACGTAAGGAATGTACTTTTCATTTGTTTCAGGATCGAAGTATTCAAGTGACTTGCCGCTTGTCTTGATGTGCTGTGTGAGGTCGTAGTCTGTTCTGTCGGCAACGCCCCAGAGTTCGCCCCATCCGAATGAAGGGAACATGTATTCGAAGTCTGTTGTAGCCTTTGAGTAGAAGCAGAGTTCTTCCGGATCGTGGTCACGGAGTCTTAAGTTTTCTTCCTTGAGGCCGAGGCTTAAGAGGAAGTCCTTGCAGAATGTTCTCCAGTATGAGAACCATTCAAGGTCTGTGCCCGGCTTGCAGAAGAATTCAAGTTCCATCTGTTCGAATTCACGTACACGGAAGATGAA from Ruminococcus sp. HUN007 includes:
- a CDS encoding glycine--tRNA ligase translates to MLKNADKTMDKIVDLCKAKGFVYPGSEIYGGLANTWDYGPLGMQLKNNIKAAWLKKFVQENKYNVGLDSAILMNPQTWVASGHIGGFSDPLMDCKECKTRHRADNLIENFDGTNPSGWTNEQMLAYIKEKGICCPECGKQNFSDIRQFNLMFKTFQGVTEDSKSEIYLRPETAQGIFVNFANIQRTTRKKVPFGVAQVGKSFRNEITPGKFIFRVREFEQMELEFFCKPGTDLEWFSYWRTFCKDFLLSLGLKEENLRLRDHDPEELCFYSKATTDFEYMFPSFGWGELWGVADRTDYDLTQHIKTSGKSLEYFDPETNEKYIPYVIEPSLGVERLFLSILSEAYDEEELVSTDKNGNEKKDVRTVLHFHPALAPFKCAVLPLVKKLSPQAEELYTMLSKHFMVDFDEAGTIGKRYRRQDEIGTPFCITYDFDTIEKDNCVTVRDRDTMEQERININDLVAYLEKKMEF